In Aricia agestis chromosome 5, ilAriAges1.1, whole genome shotgun sequence, the genomic stretch GATCTTCTGCACACCACGAGCAACATTGTAGTGCTCAGCTCCAATAATGTTGGGGTCCATGATACGAGAGGTGGAGTCGAGGGGGTCCACAGCTGGGTAGATACCCAATTCAGCAATAGCTCTAGACAATACAGTGGTGGCGTCCAAGTGAGCGAAGGTGGTGGCAGGGGCTGGATCAGTCAAATCATCAGCTGGCACATAGATAGCCTGTACAGATGTGATGGATCCCTTCTTTGTGGTGGTGATACGTTCCTGCATGGTACCCATGTCAGTGGCCAAAGTTGGTTGATAACCTACAGCAGATGGAATACGACCCAACAGGGCAGATACCTCGGAACCAGCCTGGGTGAAACGGAAAATGTTGTCAATGAAAAGCAGCACATCCTGACCCTCCTGATCACGGAAGTACTCAGCCACAGTCAAACCAGTCAGGGCAACACGGGCACGCGCGCCGGGGGGCTCGTTCATCTGACCGTATACAAGGGCTACTTTGGAGGTCTTGTCCTTCAGGGAGATTACACCAGACTCAATCATTTCATGGTACAAATCGTTACCCTCGCGGGTGCGCTCACCCACACCAGCAAATACTGAGTAACCACCGTGAGCCTTGGCGACGTTGTTGATGAGCTCCATAATGAGTACGGTTTTACCGACACCGGCGCCACCGAAGAGGCCGATCTTTCCTCCCTTGGCGTAAGGGGCGAGTAAATCTACGACCTTGATACCAGTGACCAGGATCTCCTGCTGGACAGACATGTCAACGAACTCCGGGGCTTCGGCGTGGATAGCAGCGGTCTTGTCGGTGGGAATGGGGCCGCGCTCGTCGATGGGCTCGCCGATTACGTTGATGATACGGCCTAAAGTTTCTGCTCCCACGGGAATACGGATGGGCGAGCCCGAGTCGAGGACGGGTTGGCCTCGCACTAGACCCTCAGTTCCGTCCATGGCGATGGTGCGGACGGTGTTCTCACCCAAGTGCTGCGCGACCTCGAGAACGAGGCGCGGGGAGCGGTTTTGTACTTCCAGGGCATTGAGGATGGGTGGTAGATTGTCTTCAAACTGCACGTCTACGACGGCACCGATAACTGCGACCACCTTACCTTGTCCTTTGCCAGCGGCTGCCTTTGCATAATCCCTTTTTTGAACAGCTGATACAGCAACAATCTTGCCACATTCTGATAGGGCTTTTTCTGCTACTGCCTTAGCGGCCAAAAAGCCACCTCCAACTTTACTCACTGCCCCTAACATTTTTATGGAATTCAGCAGCCGGATGATAAATTAAATGGCAGTGAGAAAATTATGTAACCTCAAATGCGCTCGAGCTTCTTGTACTTTTTTTCGCTGCTGGcaaccaaataaaattattattgattgacAAAAAGGAAACTTTCTAGTTTCTACGGACATTAAACGGGTTTCGGCTAGTCAtagaatttaataatatatttttgtgtgtgatttaatttaataatatatttggtaataattaatgtattatgtaacaataaaatataaaaatatagtgcgtcaagaaagtctaggaggcgaaacttttttttaagcaatagcaacactcttttgacatttgtcttTGTTGTATCCATAGACTTAATAAGgttgtatcaatactctatgacataaaatttacaaaacaaagattttcaatttgcttaaatttagttttacaatgtgaaaactacatgttactgtgattaatatgaacaattaaagtgaaagacgtgtcataagtgctgaaaatttgaagattttcattgaagaaaaatagtaaaatgcgaaaatattactgaaattctcgcgtccatatttccgattctgatcgctCAATCAACATAGTAGTCTTTAGCAGGTAATTattaagcgtttgttttataaattttgttagttaattttattgtttattgtaattttaagtagcctgagtaagtattatgtagTATAATAAAGCAATAGGTAATTTTACATAAATcctatgtttacgtaaacaatgaactgtcaaagaaatctatcatataacgcgcctaacaatgattgatactttgacttaggtgctttgcgttTTTAGgcgtaggtatataaaattctcgtgtcaagtgtatgtgcttaactcctttaacactttgatgcagcgtaatataatattgtaattattacgttttatgtttacaggtagcagaaaaagcgtttaacgaaaaaaccgaaatgactgggagaatttatgctatcattttgaaacactgaaaataaatacaaggagtggggaattaaccctttattaggatatcctaaattcaatattgaagagctgattattgaagatgaaagtgtccattcactgtgacaccactgctgtaactacatggacctagaaagtggcgatgattctgttttcggctgcattgtagaatattatttggatgatcatattttattaaaataacaaaaccctgtttttcacttatttattttttgtattttcttaaataagtaattccataataaaaaaggagtgagcttgtctcagctctcactggtcatcaaagcagctctgcagctctcagggagagggtacttaaataacaggtgttataaattcataataatatgtagcactagtgactagatgtcccggtgaacttcgtgtcacttataaatcgtccctggacttccaggaatatttaaggactaaaattagccacatcagttcaaccgtttaatcgagttattgcattttttatatagtccgtcaagaaagtgaagaaattaaaaagtggcaacatcgtagtgtcatttctttttagggttccgtacccaaagggttaaaacggaaccctattactgagacttcgatttctgtccgtctgtccgtctgtctccaggctgtaactcaagaacggtaatagatagagagttgaaattttcacaaactgtatttctgttgccgctataacaacaaatactaaaaacaaaataaattaaatatttaaggggggctccgatacaacaaacataatttttcaaacattttttgctcggtaacaatgatgacaacaagtaggcacttgaaattttcacaaaggccataattattataatatgtgttatttaataattattaataatatttaaataaaataaaaatttaaggggggctcccatacaaaaacacaattttggctgatttttgctctataacggtacggaacccttcgtacgcgagtccgactggcacttgaccgattatttcttagattgatttgaaagggatgacactacgatgttgccactttttaatttcttcactttcttgacagagacagactatgacataattatataataggtaggtactttacatagattagattgtttcttgtaatgtcgtaaattaaacacacaatataactacatcataattatttcaaattttcttaaagtctacataatatatataaatcataatatttacaacgtgtttttaaactgtatttaatataaagtatcaaaatcttttatagtgactggatagtgtggccataagaggccacaccggaaactagtggcgactctattaatgtcgtgacttttttgacgggctatacGGTGTACAAACGAACAATAAAAACGGCCTCTCCATAtttccacgtcacgacgtcgtgaacgtggaacggtgcggcaACGTAACACGTTACGTTGCCGTTGACGAGCCcatcaacgtggaacggtgcttTAGCCgttaacgtggcacggtacgttgtcgtgacgtgaaaatttacgtaaACAAATTACGAAACGTGAAAATGCACGACTGCACGTCACGGTGTAGTAACTATTCACATCTTTTTTTCTTATCTCTCCGTCTTCTTAACAATAGCAGCtaagcagaatacgtattgtgcggtccTTAACTATATAGTTATGTAGTGAAGAATGTAGGCAGCAATGCTGCaattttacaaggcatggtgacgtacaatgttgctacatcgtgacgtgcatttttatattatacctacGTTACGTTATGcgttacgttaacgtaaattttcacgtcatgACAAGCAATGCCttgttaccgcaccgttccacgttgacgacgcgACTTCGTGACATGGACGGCGACGTCGCTGTACTGTGTCAAAAATGTTGTCCgcaaggctacaaaatgtgacccgaaatTTTATACATACATGTACCTATGCATGTAtttggtacacaattttgtttttttatacaagtgacaatattaattgtcatttgtcaacggctttatttcctaAAGGGAAACTACAAGTTCGAACTACAAGTTTCGTAGGGTTCGAACCATAAagttatacctagcggaatagagcagttcaatctcgagctgtcaaacgaaaccaaaattgggtttcatctgtgtgaaaaatatgtgtacatatacacttacacaagcatgattgtacatggagggattttcatttatattttttaattttaattttatcaatcttaactagatggcgtaaggatagacacttctagattgtCTATTGGTTCCTTCAGGAATTCATCCtgaccgatctgaaattatctgcaggttggcatcactgactacatatgggttgtgtttccaaaaaatatcagtgtacctactgtcaagtgtgacataaatcaaacaTATAATTTAAGCCATAGacatattatttaagatttaaacCCAGTAtttcattgacttttataagtggacgcggcataatggtctctaccaaatcaaaatactgtggtcggtccgccattttatgttctgGTTCTCCGAgatacataaactgtcaaagtgtcgtattatagggatgtcgaaatttaaagaaaatattgatacatcgataattgaaaaaatatcaatatcggtctcgatatatcgcgaaaaaaatatcgatatatcggtcaaatttttcgaccaatttgcttttttttaaattaatttatagtccgtcaaaaaagtgaagaaatttaaatcggtacgtttatatttttactaaaatgtatgttattttaccgatggcttgacttcgtatgtgctaatttagttaataattagacaataaataagatttgtgatagaattaaaaaaatttgtccttggatcggtacgtttatatttttactaaaatgtttgttattttaccgatggcttgacttcgtatgtgctaatttagttattaattagacaataaataagatttgtgatagaatagtaatacaacatggcttgattttcgatattatttaatcaatatagaaattagtagatttgacgtttagtgatgtacttttttatcgaatttaaaaaatataaggtgaagaatctaatcatttatttaaaaggttttaaccttaatagctcacttataacatcttacttatcgatatcctcaaCAAATATCAACcaagtgtcccatcactatagaccgccatgtttagttcttggcaatatggcgccggctacacttttttatagttatgtcgcttccatctgtttccttattcattggtatTTCATTGACTTCTGTTTTCTTATTCATTGCAGTATTTAATAAGTCTAtgcttaaacctaagcgatcattggcctaagcgattagaccaatacactggtaatagtttaggaacacgctgacataataaaaacttgtcaaagtgaaacttgacaactgaaagagttttggcgggtaTGTCACTTACAAACTTCTTCtgctttttattgttggtgtggtttttattattttttcccaaattgtgttatttgggtttttgatattcattattggtaaaatattaggcattaaatatccgttatcttgcacaagtgcaggtaagatgtcgtcaaaaccaaaatgtataattcctgtgacatttggtgtgaatatcggtaaatagggctatttcttccgtgaattttagctaaaacatcgttataataactttattatcctattcattgaaatattattgcgtctttttcaaattgaaatgtatcaagttttacattcttttgcccagttttgtagcaattatttatggtattccctggtattaccgatagttgtctacccatacgccatctagttactaaaatggaaactgtttgacaatcaaattaatggatttaacattaaatacgtaagttttgaacagcgttttttgggcttttcaatcggtatttaaaaaaaaaagataatttataagtttattaatcctttGTTCATGATATATGAGGCATTAGAgctaaaaatgtcaaatcaataaCTTGACtctagggaccgtgcagagcgatgacaccgccactagtgacgagttgccgaaacttttacgaaaattatattGTCAAGCTCTAGTCAAACTACGGAAAATTAAAAGATTTCTTGAGACATTTGGGAATTTATAAGAAAGGAAATgcattgttgtattcccggatgttctaatacatacaagaaaaataaaggcaaatcgaacggagtaaaattttactatttttctgccaaaagtattcacatcCCTTGGcatattgaaaaacgaaagaaatggataaaagccggtaaaaacatacgtaagcatttgaaaagttccatgaatgttatgtgtagactcgtaaaaacactgaattttgtagattataaacataaattcatttttgatgaacacaatatgaacctaacctataaccgttgcttctttcagcaaacatccaaactggcttccatctaaattgatatacatacataagcaccgctcatttaattggcataaatttgcatcaaaagtaagtataatttggaaaagtcctgccaggaattcaacactgaggatagtattgaactttaaccatcttgtcaaagtgttggttctcaaaaggatgattcttcCAGTAGGAAAAAGATTAATAGTGCGGTCTTTGGGTGTaatttaaagaatacttatatggtgtttgcactgatgaggtccagactgaaattagttaaaaatagtgacaaacaaaagttgtgaagatggtatcgagcgaatcgcagaaggttgatgaaataaaagcattaatttttgtgaatttgttttatttaataatccacaagcattttcagtaataattataagtatttttgcgcaatattcattattttattgcaatatttatcaagtttttactttctatgctgatggatgctactaattaagtactttttctcaatgatattctactttttcatacaatatcattgctttttcagatattttcttagataactagtaactagataagctttatacatttttattcacgctttcgttctttgtttacggttagaaactcatctatactcaatattataaatgcgaaagtgtgtttgtctgttagcacttcacgcccaaaccgctgaaccaattttgctgagttttg encodes the following:
- the LOC121727500 gene encoding ATP synthase subunit beta, mitochondrial-like, which codes for MLGAVSKVGGGFLAAKAVAEKALSECGKIVAVSAVQKRDYAKAAAGKGQGKVVAVIGAVVDVQFEDNLPPILNALEVQNRSPRLVLEVAQHLGENTVRTIAMDGTEGLVRGQPVLDSGSPIRIPVGAETLGRIINVIGEPIDERGPIPTDKTAAIHAEAPEFVDMSVQQEILVTGIKVVDLLAPYAKGGKIGLFGGAGVGKTVLIMELINNVAKAHGGYSVFAGVGERTREGNDLYHEMIESGVISLKDKTSKVALVYGQMNEPPGARARVALTGLTVAEYFRDQEGQDVLLFIDNIFRFTQAGSEVSALLGRIPSAVGYQPTLATDMGTMQERITTTKKGSITSVQAIYVPADDLTDPAPATTFAHLDATTVLSRAIAELGIYPAVDPLDSTSRIMDPNIIGAEHYNVARGVQKILQDYKSLQDIIAILGMDELSEEDKLTVARARKIQRFLSQPFQVAEVFTGHAGKLVPLEETIKGFSKILQGEYDHLPEVAFYMVGPIEEVVAKAETLAKNA